From Rutidosis leptorrhynchoides isolate AG116_Rl617_1_P2 chromosome 3, CSIRO_AGI_Rlap_v1, whole genome shotgun sequence, a single genomic window includes:
- the LOC139901915 gene encoding uncharacterized mitochondrial protein AtMg00810-like, which yields MVLNGPPVRGSNALLVTPIGQVFFTPMRLISIFRQGSDVAYLLLYVDDIILTASSTTFLHRIIQSLHQEFSMTDLGPLNYLLVISVTYNSSGMFLSQRKYALDILDRVDMLQCNPCRTPVDTHSKLGTHGRVVVDPTLYRSLAGALQYLTFTRPDIVYAVQ from the coding sequence ATGGTCTTAAACGGGCCCCCCGTGCGTGGTTCTAACGCTTTACTAGTTACGCCCATCGGGCAGGTTTTCTTCACACCAATGCGACTCATTTCTATTTTTCGACAGGGGTCAGATGTTGCCTATCTCCTACTATATGTGGATGACATCATTTTGACAGCTTCTTCTACAACATTTCTTCACAGGATCATTCAATCTCTGCATCAGGAATTTTCTATGACAGACTTAGGACCGCTCAATTATTTATTGGTCATCTCTGTCACATACAACTCTTCTGGCATGTTTCTTTCTCAACGGAAGTATGCACTCGATATTCTCGATAGAGTAGATATGCTTCAGTGTAACCCGTGTCGTACACCAGTTGACACTCACTCTAAACTAGGGACACATGGACGTGTTGTTGTTGACCCTACCTTATATCGCAGCCTTGCAGGTGCTCTTCAGTACCTCACGTTTACTCGCCCTGACATTGTTTATGCGGTACAATAG